In Sphingopyxis sp. 113P3, one DNA window encodes the following:
- a CDS encoding GNAT family N-acetyltransferase: protein MPDGIVIRAAAAADGEAIDAIIRAAFAGSEFGYQGEAELVRRIEADGDLLVSLVAEADGTIAGHLLFSRMDVEADGAKLLAGGLAPVSVAPERQGLGIGDALIRAGLDALRASGVAISFVLGHETYYPRFGYSPLLAARFASPFAGPHFMAMMLDSDAPWPLGGRADYAPAFGRMG from the coding sequence TTGCCTGACGGCATCGTCATCCGCGCCGCAGCGGCGGCGGATGGCGAGGCGATTGACGCGATCATTCGCGCGGCCTTTGCTGGCTCCGAATTCGGCTACCAGGGCGAAGCTGAACTTGTGCGCAGGATCGAAGCCGATGGCGATCTGCTTGTCTCGCTCGTCGCCGAAGCGGACGGGACAATCGCCGGACATCTGCTTTTCAGCCGGATGGACGTGGAAGCCGACGGCGCCAAGCTTCTCGCCGGAGGCCTTGCGCCCGTGTCGGTCGCGCCCGAACGGCAGGGGCTTGGGATTGGCGATGCATTGATCCGGGCGGGGCTGGACGCCTTGCGCGCGAGCGGCGTCGCCATCAGCTTCGTCTTGGGTCACGAGACCTATTATCCGCGCTTTGGCTATTCGCCCCTCCTCGCAGCCCGCTTTGCCTCACCTTTTGCGGGGCCGCATTTCATGGCGATGATGCTGGACTCGGATGCACCCTGGCCGCTAGGCGGACGGGCGGATTATGCACCCGCATTCGGCCGGATGGGATAG
- a CDS encoding PhzF family phenazine biosynthesis protein, giving the protein MSWRRLPITQVDAFADRPFTGNPAAVMPLESWLDDATLQAIAAENNLAETAFLIPDETGEADYELRWFTPGVEVALCGHATLASGHALLSAAPWRSDMRFRTRKAGILRVAREGEGEDSGYRMALPAYPPAPKAMPEIVGAMGGEPVETLWHEGGYALIVYADAAHVRALEPDFRALKAGGDLLYIATAPGEGDPSGADVISRAFAPGAGIDEDPVTGSAHCVLTPYWTARLGREAFTAYQASARGGHVGCRLEGDAVELSGKCVTMLTGEFLL; this is encoded by the coding sequence ATGAGCTGGCGGCGGCTCCCCATCACGCAGGTCGACGCTTTTGCCGACCGCCCGTTCACCGGCAATCCTGCCGCAGTCATGCCGCTCGAGTCATGGCTCGATGACGCAACGCTGCAGGCGATCGCGGCCGAGAACAATCTAGCCGAAACCGCTTTTCTGATCCCCGACGAGACCGGCGAGGCGGATTATGAGCTGCGCTGGTTCACGCCAGGGGTCGAGGTCGCGCTGTGCGGCCATGCGACGCTCGCAAGCGGACATGCGCTGCTGTCGGCAGCGCCTTGGCGGAGCGACATGCGTTTTCGCACGCGCAAGGCCGGAATATTACGGGTCGCGCGCGAGGGCGAGGGCGAGGATTCGGGCTACCGAATGGCGCTTCCCGCCTATCCGCCTGCGCCGAAAGCGATGCCGGAGATTGTTGGCGCAATGGGCGGCGAGCCGGTCGAAACCTTGTGGCATGAGGGCGGCTATGCGCTGATCGTCTACGCGGACGCCGCGCACGTCCGCGCGCTCGAACCCGATTTTCGTGCCCTCAAAGCCGGCGGCGACCTTCTCTATATCGCAACCGCCCCAGGCGAAGGCGATCCTTCGGGCGCCGACGTCATCAGCCGCGCTTTCGCGCCCGGCGCCGGCATTGATGAGGATCCGGTGACCGGATCGGCGCACTGTGTGCTGACCCCCTATTGGACGGCGCGGCTCGGCCGCGAGGCCTTCACAGCCTATCAGGCGAGTGCCCGCGGCGGCCATGTCGGCTGCCGGCTTGAGGGGGATGCGGTGGAATTATCGGGGAAATGCGTCACGATGCTGACGGGCGAGTTCCTGCTCTGA
- a CDS encoding SDR family oxidoreductase, with amino-acid sequence MTGLMKGKRGLIMGLANDKSLAWGIAKALHGAEAELAISYQGDVMLKRVKPLADELGCDFLIDCDVSDMANLDKAFATLSARWPTIDFVVHAIGYTNKEALRGHYADIGLDDFLMTMNISVYSFTAVAQRASKMMTPYDPETGKGGGSLLTLSYYGAEKVIPHYNVMGVAKSALETSVKYLANDYGPQGVRVNAISAGPIKTLAASGIGDFRLILKWNEFNAPLRRNVTIDDVGGSALYLLSDLASGVTGETHHVDAGYHTVGMKQEDAPDIALA; translated from the coding sequence ATGACGGGTCTGATGAAGGGCAAGCGCGGGCTGATCATGGGCCTTGCGAACGACAAATCGCTCGCATGGGGCATTGCCAAGGCGCTGCACGGCGCGGAGGCCGAACTTGCCATCAGCTATCAGGGCGATGTGATGCTGAAGCGGGTGAAGCCGCTCGCCGACGAACTCGGCTGCGATTTCCTCATCGACTGCGACGTCTCCGACATGGCAAATCTCGACAAGGCTTTCGCGACGCTCTCCGCGCGCTGGCCGACGATCGATTTTGTCGTTCACGCGATCGGCTACACCAACAAGGAGGCGCTGCGCGGTCATTATGCCGATATCGGCCTTGACGACTTTTTGATGACGATGAACATCAGCGTCTACAGCTTCACCGCCGTGGCGCAGCGCGCGTCGAAGATGATGACGCCCTATGATCCTGAAACGGGGAAGGGTGGCGGCTCGCTGCTGACGCTGAGCTATTATGGCGCAGAGAAGGTCATCCCGCATTACAATGTCATGGGCGTCGCCAAGTCGGCGCTGGAGACCAGCGTGAAGTATCTTGCGAACGACTATGGCCCGCAGGGGGTGCGGGTGAACGCCATTTCGGCAGGACCGATCAAGACCTTGGCGGCCAGCGGAATCGGCGACTTCCGCCTGATCCTCAAGTGGAATGAATTCAACGCCCCGCTGCGCCGCAACGTCACGATCGACGATGTCGGCGGCTCGGCGCTCTATCTGCTGAGCGATCTTGCCTCGGGCGTCACGGGCGAAACGCACCATGTCGACGCGGGCTACCACACCGTTGGGATGAAGCAGGAAGACGCGCCGGATATCGCACTTGCCTGA
- the aroC gene encoding chorismate synthase, which produces MSFNSFGRVLRFTTWGESHGPALGAVVDGCPPRLSLSEADIQPFLDKRRPGQSRHTTQRQEPDQVRILSGVFEGKTTGTPISLMIENVDQRSKDYGEIAQAYRPGHADYSYDAKYGIRDYRGGGRSSARETAARVAAGGVARLVIPEVQIHAWVAEIGGDAIDPANFDLEEIGRNPFFCPDPAAAQRWEGMMDRARKAGSSLGAVIECAASGVPAGWGAPVYAKLDADLAAAMMGINAVKGVEIGAGFHAARLRGEENADAMRPATDGSNRPDFLSNNAGGIAGGISTGQPVVVRVAFKPTSSILTPVPTVNRAGEAADIVTKGRHDPCVGIRGAPVVEAMMALVLADHKLLHRAQCG; this is translated from the coding sequence ATGAGTTTCAACAGCTTTGGACGTGTACTGCGATTCACGACCTGGGGCGAGAGCCACGGACCGGCGCTCGGCGCGGTCGTTGACGGGTGTCCGCCGCGTCTGTCGCTCTCCGAGGCAGACATCCAGCCGTTCCTGGACAAGCGTCGTCCGGGCCAGTCGCGACACACGACGCAGCGGCAGGAGCCTGACCAGGTCCGCATCCTGTCAGGGGTTTTCGAGGGCAAGACCACCGGCACTCCGATCAGCCTGATGATCGAGAATGTCGATCAGCGCTCAAAAGACTATGGCGAGATCGCGCAGGCCTATCGGCCGGGACACGCGGACTATTCCTATGACGCCAAATACGGGATTCGCGACTATCGCGGCGGCGGCCGGTCGAGCGCACGCGAGACCGCGGCGCGGGTCGCGGCGGGCGGGGTAGCGCGGCTCGTAATCCCCGAGGTACAGATCCATGCATGGGTCGCCGAGATTGGCGGGGATGCAATCGATCCTGCGAACTTCGATCTCGAAGAGATAGGCCGCAATCCTTTCTTCTGTCCCGATCCTGCTGCTGCGCAGCGCTGGGAAGGCATGATGGACAGGGCGCGCAAGGCGGGCAGTTCGCTGGGGGCCGTCATCGAATGTGCAGCGAGCGGGGTTCCTGCCGGCTGGGGGGCGCCCGTCTACGCCAAGCTCGATGCCGACCTTGCCGCCGCGATGATGGGAATCAATGCCGTGAAGGGCGTCGAAATCGGGGCCGGCTTCCACGCGGCGCGGCTGCGCGGCGAGGAGAATGCCGACGCGATGCGACCAGCGACCGACGGCAGCAATCGACCCGATTTCCTGTCGAACAATGCGGGCGGTATTGCAGGCGGCATCTCGACGGGGCAGCCGGTGGTGGTGCGCGTCGCCTTCAAGCCCACAAGTTCGATCCTGACCCCTGTTCCCACCGTCAATCGCGCCGGCGAGGCGGCCGATATCGTCACCAAGGGCCGTCACGACCCCTGCGTCGGCATCCGCGGGGCCCCGGTCGTCGAGGCGATGATGGCTTTGGTCCTTGCCGACCATAAACTGCTCCACCGCGCCCAATGCGGGTAA
- the pdxH gene encoding pyridoxamine 5'-phosphate oxidase, giving the protein MTTNPFALFDSWFAEARASEPNDSNAMALATATPDGRPSVRMVLLKGHGPDGFVFYTNLDSRKGSELAENRQVALLFHWKSLRRQIRIEGPAEPVADNIADAYFATRSRDSQLGAWASDQSRPLDSRATFEARFAEVQARFAGQDVPRPPRWSGWRVIPERIEFWQDRAHRLHERTLFVRESEGWTSGLLYP; this is encoded by the coding sequence ATGACGACAAACCCCTTCGCCCTGTTCGACAGCTGGTTCGCTGAAGCGCGCGCCAGCGAGCCCAATGATTCGAACGCGATGGCGCTTGCCACCGCGACCCCGGACGGCCGCCCCTCGGTTCGCATGGTGCTCCTGAAGGGACACGGGCCCGACGGCTTCGTCTTCTACACCAATCTCGACAGCCGCAAGGGCAGCGAACTCGCCGAAAACCGGCAGGTCGCGCTGCTGTTTCACTGGAAGTCGCTGCGCCGCCAGATTCGCATCGAGGGACCGGCCGAGCCCGTTGCGGACAACATTGCCGACGCCTATTTCGCAACGCGCAGCCGCGATAGTCAGCTTGGTGCCTGGGCGAGCGACCAGTCGCGTCCGCTCGATAGCCGCGCGACCTTCGAGGCCCGCTTCGCCGAGGTGCAAGCGCGTTTCGCGGGACAGGACGTGCCGCGCCCGCCGCGCTGGTCGGGCTGGCGGGTGATCCCCGAGCGGATCGAGTTCTGGCAGGATCGCGCTCACCGCCTCCATGAACGCACCCTCTTCGTCCGCGAAAGCGAAGGCTGGACCAGCGGGCTGCTCTATCCATGA
- a CDS encoding dicarboxylate/amino acid:cation symporter — MAEASIVAPAGGEEARARRLQWRMLIGFMAGLLAGLAVYYGAADAPWVGAVTTYVTGPVGQIFLRLLFMLVIPLLVSALIVGVAEMGEMRALKTVGLRTLVYTVVVSSIAVAVSLVVVNLLQPGAGVDPVLAKTLLAEGAARAGTIIQSAHESKSGVAAVVAIVPDNFFNAMSQNDVLAVMFFALFFGIGLMLVQTPQTQVLKTAIEGVFEVAMKLIGLVIQLAPIAIFCFMFNLAAQFGWDLIVRLSAYVGVVLLALGLQMFVIFPIILKTLARKSPVAFFRETQEAFVMAFATASSNATLPTSLRVAHDQLRLPDRVARFVLTIGATANQNGTAMFEGVTVIFLAQFFGIDLTLTQQISVMLVCILGGIGTAGVPAGSLPVIALILASVGVPPEGIGLVLGVDRFLDMCRTVLNVIGDLVAATVVAAGVDETPAEAPPPA; from the coding sequence ATGGCCGAAGCAAGCATCGTGGCGCCGGCCGGGGGAGAAGAGGCGCGCGCCAGACGCCTGCAATGGCGGATGCTTATCGGCTTCATGGCGGGCCTGCTCGCGGGGCTGGCGGTCTATTACGGCGCCGCGGATGCGCCCTGGGTGGGTGCGGTTACCACCTATGTCACGGGACCGGTCGGGCAGATTTTCCTGCGGCTGCTCTTCATGCTCGTCATTCCGCTACTCGTGTCGGCACTCATCGTGGGCGTCGCCGAAATGGGGGAAATGCGCGCGCTCAAGACCGTCGGGCTACGCACACTTGTCTACACCGTCGTTGTGTCCTCGATTGCGGTCGCGGTCAGCCTGGTGGTCGTCAATCTGCTTCAGCCCGGGGCGGGCGTTGACCCCGTGCTTGCCAAGACGCTGCTTGCCGAAGGCGCGGCGCGCGCGGGCACTATCATCCAGAGCGCGCATGAGTCGAAATCGGGAGTCGCGGCGGTCGTCGCGATCGTCCCCGACAATTTCTTCAATGCGATGAGCCAGAACGACGTGCTTGCGGTGATGTTCTTTGCGCTTTTCTTCGGCATCGGGCTGATGCTCGTCCAGACGCCGCAGACGCAGGTGCTCAAAACCGCGATCGAAGGCGTCTTCGAGGTGGCGATGAAGCTGATCGGGCTCGTCATCCAGCTCGCGCCGATTGCGATCTTCTGTTTCATGTTCAACCTTGCGGCCCAATTTGGGTGGGACCTGATTGTCCGCCTGTCGGCCTATGTCGGGGTCGTGCTGCTCGCGCTGGGGCTCCAGATGTTCGTCATCTTCCCGATCATCCTGAAAACGCTCGCGCGGAAATCGCCAGTCGCCTTCTTCCGCGAGACACAGGAGGCCTTCGTAATGGCCTTCGCCACCGCCTCGTCGAATGCGACGCTGCCAACGTCGCTCCGGGTTGCGCACGATCAGCTTCGGCTCCCGGACCGGGTTGCGCGTTTCGTGCTGACGATCGGGGCCACCGCGAACCAGAATGGCACCGCGATGTTCGAGGGCGTCACGGTGATCTTCCTTGCGCAATTTTTCGGTATAGATCTCACGCTGACGCAGCAGATTTCCGTGATGCTCGTCTGCATTCTCGGCGGTATCGGCACCGCGGGGGTTCCCGCGGGATCGCTACCTGTCATCGCGCTGATTCTCGCCTCGGTCGGGGTCCCCCCCGAGGGGATCGGCCTCGTGCTGGGCGTCGACCGCTTCCTCGACATGTGCCGAACCGTTCTCAACGTCATCGGCGATCTGGTCGCGGCGACCGTCGTGGCGGCGGGCGTCGATGAGACGCCGGCGGAGGCACCGCCGCCCGCCTGA
- a CDS encoding serine hydrolase domain-containing protein, with amino-acid sequence MITKKAMLASAALALLAAWPLTQAAVQGAMAPAAPAPRFGASLPSEPVDAPPLLPALDPPIKAKADALFTDADAVGETRALLVLRNGELVYERYGAGFGPDSKLISWSMAKSITAVLVGFLVSDGQLSLDGPAPVAAWQRTGDPRGAIALKHLLHMSSGLEHVEEGEPVWAGDTVAMLFGGGAQDMAGFAEAKPAVARPGELFNYSSATSVILADILANTLTPARGPEARREAVREFIAGRLTEPLGMTSLTPEFDARGTMVGGSIMHATARDYAKFGEFLRNHGVVNGQRLLPESWMRFMLTPSPTDGGYGGHIWLNRARPAGVTAALWPDRGPNDLFACIGHQGQYIIVSPSQRLTIVRLGITKDDQFPELRRHLADLQAAF; translated from the coding sequence ATGATCACCAAAAAAGCCATGCTGGCAAGTGCCGCGCTCGCGCTCCTCGCTGCCTGGCCGCTGACGCAGGCGGCGGTTCAGGGGGCGATGGCGCCCGCCGCGCCCGCACCGCGTTTCGGCGCGTCGCTGCCGTCCGAGCCTGTCGACGCTCCGCCGCTGCTGCCCGCGCTCGATCCGCCGATCAAGGCGAAGGCCGACGCGCTGTTCACCGACGCAGACGCGGTGGGGGAGACGCGCGCGCTGCTGGTGCTTCGCAACGGCGAACTCGTCTATGAACGCTATGGCGCGGGCTTTGGCCCGGACAGCAAGCTGATCAGCTGGTCGATGGCGAAGAGCATCACCGCGGTACTCGTCGGATTCCTCGTCTCCGACGGGCAATTATCCCTCGACGGTCCCGCGCCGGTCGCAGCGTGGCAGCGCACCGGCGATCCGCGCGGGGCGATCGCGCTCAAGCATCTGCTCCACATGTCCTCGGGGCTCGAGCACGTCGAGGAGGGGGAACCCGTCTGGGCAGGCGACACGGTGGCAATGCTGTTTGGGGGCGGCGCGCAGGATATGGCGGGCTTTGCCGAAGCGAAGCCTGCCGTGGCGCGGCCGGGTGAGCTTTTCAACTACAGCTCGGCGACGAGCGTGATCCTTGCCGACATTCTCGCCAATACGCTCACACCCGCGCGAGGCCCCGAGGCACGGCGCGAGGCGGTGCGGGAATTCATCGCAGGCCGGCTGACCGAGCCGCTTGGCATGACCAGCCTCACGCCCGAGTTCGATGCGCGCGGTACGATGGTCGGCGGCTCGATCATGCATGCGACCGCGCGCGATTACGCGAAATTTGGCGAGTTTCTTCGCAATCACGGGGTGGTGAACGGCCAGCGCCTGCTTCCTGAAAGCTGGATGCGCTTCATGCTGACGCCTTCGCCAACGGACGGCGGCTACGGCGGCCATATCTGGCTCAACCGCGCGCGGCCCGCCGGGGTAACCGCCGCGCTGTGGCCCGACCGCGGTCCCAACGACCTGTTCGCCTGTATCGGCCACCAGGGCCAGTACATCATCGTCTCGCCCTCGCAGCGCCTGACGATCGTGCGGCTGGGGATCACGAAGGACGACCAGTTTCCGGAACTTCGCCGGCATCTGGCGGATTTGCAGGCGGCGTTCTAG
- a CDS encoding DnaJ C-terminal domain-containing protein, protein MADPYSTLGIAKTASEAEIKSAYRKLAKELHPDRNKDNPKAAERFSDVTKAYDLLSDKAKRAQFDRGEIDADGNPAMPFGYGGGGFRGDPRGGQGGFAGFGGEGADFGDIFEGLFGGRGGGSPFGGFGGRSAPPPKGANVAYRLSVSFVDAATQAMQRITLADGKTIDLKLPAGVETGTQMRLAGKGQPGPGGNGDGIVTITVKDHPFFERDGAHIRLDLPITLGEAVKGAKVKVPTVDGPVMLSIPPGSSSGRVMRLKGKGFSQKGGGRGDQLVRLMIDLPKDDAGLVKLVDQWTDKRPVRAELGV, encoded by the coding sequence ATGGCAGATCCCTATTCCACCCTCGGCATCGCGAAAACGGCGAGCGAAGCTGAAATCAAGTCGGCCTATCGCAAGCTCGCGAAAGAGCTGCACCCCGACCGGAACAAGGACAATCCGAAAGCGGCGGAGAGATTCTCCGACGTCACCAAGGCTTATGATCTGCTCTCCGACAAGGCGAAGCGGGCCCAGTTCGACCGCGGCGAGATCGACGCCGACGGCAATCCTGCCATGCCATTCGGCTACGGCGGCGGCGGCTTTCGCGGCGACCCGCGCGGGGGACAGGGCGGTTTCGCAGGCTTTGGCGGCGAGGGCGCCGATTTTGGCGATATCTTCGAGGGGTTGTTCGGCGGCCGCGGCGGCGGCAGCCCCTTTGGCGGTTTCGGGGGTCGCAGCGCGCCGCCCCCCAAGGGCGCCAACGTCGCCTATCGCCTTTCGGTCTCATTTGTCGATGCCGCGACGCAGGCGATGCAGCGCATCACTTTGGCCGACGGGAAGACGATCGACCTCAAGCTTCCCGCCGGGGTCGAAACGGGGACGCAGATGCGCCTTGCGGGCAAGGGACAGCCGGGGCCAGGCGGCAATGGTGACGGGATCGTTACGATCACCGTCAAGGACCATCCCTTCTTCGAGCGCGACGGTGCCCACATCCGCCTCGACTTGCCCATTACGCTCGGCGAGGCGGTCAAGGGCGCGAAGGTCAAGGTTCCCACAGTCGATGGGCCGGTGATGTTGTCAATTCCGCCGGGCTCGTCCTCGGGCCGGGTGATGCGGCTCAAGGGCAAGGGCTTCAGCCAGAAGGGAGGCGGGCGCGGCGACCAGCTGGTCCGGCTGATGATCGACTTGCCGAAGGACGATGCCGGGCTGGTGAAGCTCGTGGACCAATGGACCGACAAGCGGCCGGTCAGGGCCGAGCTCGGCGTGTGA
- a CDS encoding SLC13 family permease codes for MIEAVRAAIEAHQAALSLLILAAMFVGFLLERLPATVIAILGACTYLALGILDAEAAYSVFSNSAPIVIGAMFVLSGALLRTGVIQRVADAIMARAEKQPRLAIVEVLLGALVASAFLNNTPVVVVLLPIMMKLADVTGISAKKLLMPLSIAAVLGGTLTLIGTSTNLVVDGIVRDAGMPRFGIFEITPIGLVTAASGMIGLAMMWWLLPSDKPIPGAAGTHDAHQYLTELVLGDDDALVGMTVEAFRDLPRSGRVVGVRRGATVVHGAELDHWTLAPGDRLVVRIDGQTLMTWREQRRFLLGIGGGTPSANDMVVETMIAPTHPSIGQRLADIPFLQKIRARIIGLDRPLHEAGPDLANVRIRPADRLLVTGGPREVEALRDNPGLIGADLAKTRAFRRRKAWIAILCMAGVVGLAALDVMPIGAAAIIAIGVILVTRCIDSDEAWGTIDGDVLILIFAMLAVGLALEKSGAVAMMVGGVEPLLADAPRWVLVFGIYFAALILSELLSNNAVAALMTPVTLALAAELGVDPRPLVIALMIGASACFATPIGYQTNTIVYAAGDYRFVDFVKIGVPLNIITGISSCLAIVIFLT; via the coding sequence ATGATCGAGGCGGTGCGCGCGGCCATCGAGGCGCACCAGGCGGCGCTTTCGCTCCTGATTCTGGCCGCGATGTTTGTCGGATTTCTGCTGGAACGATTGCCAGCGACCGTGATCGCGATTCTCGGCGCCTGCACCTATCTCGCGCTTGGCATCCTCGATGCCGAGGCGGCCTATTCGGTTTTCTCCAACTCGGCCCCGATCGTCATCGGCGCGATGTTCGTGCTATCGGGTGCGCTCCTTCGCACCGGCGTGATCCAGCGCGTCGCCGACGCCATCATGGCGCGGGCCGAAAAACAGCCACGTCTCGCCATTGTCGAGGTGTTGCTCGGTGCGCTCGTCGCCTCGGCCTTTCTCAACAATACGCCTGTTGTCGTCGTGCTCCTGCCGATCATGATGAAGTTGGCAGACGTGACAGGGATCAGCGCGAAAAAATTGCTGATGCCGCTCTCGATTGCTGCGGTGCTCGGGGGCACGCTGACGCTGATCGGAACCTCGACCAACCTCGTCGTCGACGGCATCGTCCGCGACGCCGGGATGCCGCGCTTCGGCATTTTCGAGATCACGCCGATCGGCCTCGTCACCGCTGCGTCGGGTATGATCGGGCTTGCAATGATGTGGTGGCTGCTGCCGAGTGACAAACCGATCCCCGGTGCGGCGGGGACGCACGACGCGCACCAGTATCTGACCGAACTTGTGCTCGGCGATGACGATGCTCTTGTTGGCATGACGGTGGAGGCGTTTCGCGATCTGCCGCGCTCAGGCCGCGTTGTCGGAGTGCGCCGCGGCGCGACTGTGGTCCACGGCGCCGAGCTCGACCACTGGACGCTGGCGCCGGGCGACCGGCTCGTCGTGCGCATCGACGGTCAGACGCTGATGACCTGGCGCGAGCAGAGGCGTTTCCTCCTCGGGATCGGCGGCGGGACACCGTCTGCGAACGACATGGTGGTCGAAACGATGATCGCGCCGACCCATCCCTCGATCGGCCAGCGGCTTGCCGATATCCCCTTTCTCCAGAAAATCCGCGCGCGCATCATCGGGCTCGACCGGCCGCTCCACGAAGCGGGCCCTGACCTTGCAAATGTACGTATTCGCCCTGCTGACCGACTGCTCGTTACTGGCGGTCCGCGCGAGGTGGAGGCGCTGCGCGACAACCCTGGGCTGATTGGCGCCGACCTTGCCAAGACGCGGGCCTTTCGCCGCCGCAAGGCGTGGATCGCGATCCTGTGCATGGCGGGTGTCGTAGGTCTTGCGGCGCTCGACGTGATGCCGATTGGCGCCGCGGCCATTATCGCCATCGGGGTTATCCTCGTCACTCGCTGCATCGACAGCGACGAGGCATGGGGCACGATCGATGGCGATGTGCTGATCCTGATTTTCGCAATGCTCGCGGTCGGGCTCGCGCTCGAAAAGAGCGGCGCGGTCGCGATGATGGTGGGGGGGGTCGAGCCGCTTCTCGCCGATGCACCCCGCTGGGTGCTGGTTTTCGGCATCTACTTTGCCGCCTTGATCCTTTCCGAGCTGCTCAGCAACAATGCTGTCGCGGCGCTGATGACCCCGGTTACGCTTGCCCTTGCTGCCGAGCTCGGCGTCGATCCGCGACCCCTCGTCATCGCGCTGATGATCGGCGCGTCGGCCTGTTTTGCAACGCCGATCGGCTATCAGACCAACACCATCGTCTATGCCGCGGGCGACTATCGCTTCGTCGATTTCGTCAAGATCGGGGTACCGCTCAACATCATCACGGGCATCTCGAGCTGCCTTGCGATTGTCATATTTCTGACCTGA
- a CDS encoding YihY/virulence factor BrkB family protein: MGDRSQTDSAAAIEREVAEEVGREFLAEGHSPHSPEARAERAKRTLLRARAQGIIERGRERLGPGTRAFHIVRRVIIGTYTDGFIHAGNLAYLALIALFPFFILLAAALSLFGGSAGGEAAIDAVFSIMPPTVAKALSGPIREVMGARTGLFLWLGALVALWTVGSLVETIRDILRRAYGTHFSRGFFHYRLLSIGIITGAVVLMLLSFSMQVLIVGIEQFVTRVLPAQFQAAGVVLISRSVSGLGLFIAIYLLFYSLTPAKYRRQKNCPKWPGALFTTLWWIGVTLALPPLLASLLSYDATYGSLAGVMVALFFFYLVGLGMVIGAELNAALVEVEDLGHDAIGRVDDAIVEDNKVGETK, translated from the coding sequence GTGGGTGATCGCAGCCAGACGGACTCCGCCGCCGCGATCGAGCGCGAAGTTGCCGAGGAAGTCGGCAGGGAATTTCTCGCAGAGGGTCATTCGCCCCATTCGCCCGAAGCGCGCGCCGAGCGCGCCAAGCGGACGCTTTTGCGCGCCCGCGCACAGGGCATCATCGAGCGGGGGCGTGAGCGGCTCGGGCCGGGCACGCGCGCCTTTCACATCGTCCGCCGGGTGATCATCGGCACCTATACCGACGGCTTCATTCATGCTGGCAATCTAGCCTATCTCGCGCTGATCGCGCTCTTTCCTTTCTTCATTCTTCTCGCGGCGGCCCTCAGCCTCTTTGGCGGGAGCGCAGGGGGCGAGGCTGCGATCGACGCGGTCTTTTCGATCATGCCGCCGACCGTCGCCAAGGCGCTTTCGGGACCGATTCGCGAGGTCATGGGTGCGCGCACCGGTCTTTTTCTATGGCTTGGCGCGCTCGTCGCATTGTGGACCGTCGGCAGCCTCGTCGAGACAATCCGGGACATTCTCCGCCGTGCCTACGGCACCCATTTCAGCCGCGGCTTCTTTCATTACCGATTGCTGTCGATCGGTATCATCACCGGTGCGGTGGTGCTGATGCTTCTTTCGTTCAGTATGCAGGTGCTGATCGTGGGTATCGAGCAGTTCGTGACGCGGGTGCTGCCGGCGCAATTTCAGGCGGCGGGGGTCGTGCTGATCTCGCGCAGCGTTTCGGGGCTGGGACTTTTCATCGCCATCTACCTCCTCTTCTACTCGCTCACGCCGGCCAAGTATCGCAGGCAGAAAAATTGCCCCAAATGGCCGGGTGCACTGTTCACCACCCTGTGGTGGATCGGGGTCACCCTGGCGCTTCCGCCTTTGCTGGCCAGCCTGCTCAGCTATGACGCGACCTATGGCAGCCTGGCCGGCGTCATGGTCGCGCTTTTCTTTTTCTACCTTGTCGGATTGGGTATGGTGATCGGCGCCGAGCTGAACGCCGCGCTCGTCGAGGTTGAGGATTTGGGGCACGACGCTATTGGGCGCGTGGACGATGCCATCGTGGAAGACAATAAGGTCGGAGAAACCAAATGA